AATCTTTCAAATTGTACAATGTCCCCAACCTTCAATTCATTGCAGTCGATTTCACAAAGACCTTCAGTTACAGATGCATCATCCATTACAACCTTGGCCTTGATTGCATCTGTTGGAACCCATTGAATGATTCTTGCCTTAGCATCTCTTGCATCTTCAAATGATTTGCTGTGGAATTCAGCATTTCCCTCTTTAATTTCAACATTTACAGCATCCATTAAACGACTGATTCCATCAGTCAGATCTGCTGCAGGAATATAGACTTCCTTATCAAATACAAGAGTCCTATTGCCCCTTTCCTCGAAGTCAGGATGCAATGGCCTTTCAATTGCTAATCCTAAATCTTCATTTGGAACATCTGCAATATCTATTTTTACAGGATTTGGAACAAAGAAGTATCTGTTAACCTTTTGCTCAATTATATTCCTGTTCAATCCATAGATCTTTTTCCAACTGATAGCTGAATCAGACATCTTAATGCCTATCTCCACCATCAATTGGGTAATGGTTTCCGGTTGGATACCCCTTCTTGCAATGGCTCTCAAGGTTCCAAGCCTTGGATCATCCCAGCCACTGTAAGTGCCGTCTTCAATTCCAGCCATAGCCTTTGAAGTGCTTAATGCAATGTCTTCCATCTTCAATCTGCCGTAATGGATAAATTCAGGAACTTCCCAATCCATGTGCTGGTAAAGGTACTTTTGCTTCTCGCTGTTTGCCAAGTGGTCTTTTCCCCTTAGGACATGGGTCATTCCAAGAAGATGGTCATCTACAGATACTGAGAAGTTCATCATAGGATAGACTCTGTATTTAGTGCCCATTCTTGGGTGTTCCTCTTCAACAATTCTCATTGCAACCCAATCACGAATGGCCGGATTCTTATGGTTAATATCTGTCTTGATTCTAAGTACAGCTTCACCGGCTTCCATTTCAGGGAACCTTTTCCAAAGCTCCATGTTTTCCTCTACAGTGTTGTCTCTGCATGGACAAGGCTGACAGCTGTCCTTAAGCCTCTTGAACTCTCCTCCATCACAGGTGCACATGTAGGCTGCTCCACGATTGATGAGCTCTTCAGCATATTGGTAATAGATTTCAAAGCGGTCGCTTTGATAGTAAACTTCATCTGGCTCTATTCCAAGCCATTTCAAATCCTCTTGAATCAATTCATAGGCAGGTTCGTAAATACGTTTAGGATCTGTATCCTCTATTCTTAAAATGAATTTTCCACCGCATTTTTTCACATATTCCCCATTTGGAACAGCTGCCCTTGCATGTCCAATGTGCAATGGACCGCTTGGGTTAGGTGCAAAACGCATTACAACATCCTTGTTTTTTCCTGGAAGCTTTGGCAATCCTTCCTCTTTTTTCTGTTTTTTCTCTTCAACAGCGACTCCCAATTCTTCCATCTTGGCTTTCTGTTCCTCAGGGGAGAGTGCATTCACTTGAGCCACTATCTTTCCGGACAATGGACCGATTTCCTTTGCCCTTGGCCTAAGTTCAGGTTCACTGCTCATGATGGAGCCCATAACTGCCCCAGGATTTGCACTTCCCTTATGTTTTGCCGCATTCAATAATGCATGTTTAAATACAATTTCTTCTAATTCATCCATAATTATCACAAAATAAAATAAATTTAAAAACAGTTTAAAAATAAATAATAATTCTTAAAATTATGTTATAATTTATGAAATTAAACTTATATAAATATAATTAAAAATAACTAAAGAATCCAGTAAAAAAAAAAAAAAAAGTTATTGAAAATAATAGCTAAAATCTAAAAGTGAAATATTTATTAAAACTAAAAATAGGTAAAATCTAATATGTCCGCAATAAAATGCAAACATATTAGATAGGCAAATCTAATAAATAGGTTTAGCAACAATATTTATCAGACAATAATATTTAGACTTTTTTTATATTTAAATCAAACTATGAAAATTGGGAAAAATATTCATGAAGATCTTATAAATTAATTATTATAGTGATTTTTATTGATGAGATGTAGATAAGATTTAATAGATATTTGGAATTTAATATCTAAATTAATATAAATGGAATATTGATTAATTAAATTGCATAGATTATCAGCAAAATATAATTTAATCAATCGTGTTTTTAATTAAAATTAATGAAAAAATTTCTTAAAAATTTACTATATTAAACTATGAGTAAAAATCAATTTTTCAGAAGAATTTTTTCAAATGAAAAAAAAATATTTTAAAATTCTTTTCATCTAAAAATTTTACAGTAGAAATACACCTCTCTCTAATATATGAAAATTTTTGTCAAATAATGAATTTTCCTTATAAAGAATTGGAAAAAAATAAACTAATTATAAATATTATGCAAATAATAAAATTATATGATATGAGAAAAAAATATTTTTTTCTTGTGAATGAAAATAGGGGATATATAAAGCAAAAAATAGTGGAAAATTTTCTATTGTATATCCTGAAAATTTAATGAAAATTCTCTATGAACAGAAAAATAATTTACAAATACTATTAAATAAAAGGACTATGATAAAATGGACGGAAGATTGGATATAGATTCTTTTGAAAAGGCAATAAATGGTTTAAATAAAAATCTAAGTGATGTCGGATTGCTGTTTAGAGCAAATATGCCACTCTTGGCAACTGATGCAACTCAAGAGACTAAAGAAAACTGTGTGGACAAGATGTCTGACAGGATAGCTGAATTGCTTGATTCATTTAGGGAAAGCTATTCATATTACAACGACTTTTATGAAAAGATGAAAGAGAACATCAGAAATGACAATATAGAAAATCCAGAGGAATATGATGTTTTCTTCAATCATGCAAATGAGACATTTCCAAAATACATTGATGAACTCGGACAAAGCATTGACAGCCTATGTGACATTCCAGTGAAGACCGAGAAGTTTGAAAGCACCATGAGAGAATTGGGGGCCATCATTGAGAACTTCCGTTTTGACTTCAAGAGAACATTGGCAGTCTCTGACGTTTATGAAGTTCAAAAGCAAATGAAAGAGGAAAACAAATCTTAGATATTGAAAAAAGGTTTTTATAATCCAATTATGGTGATGAAATGGCATTTCAAATAAATGATCCTGAAGAGATTGATTGGGCTTATTTCTGGAGAGAGAAACTGGAAGCAAAAAAAGACAGGTCCAAAGACTGGAATAAGGCAGCCCCTAATTTTGGAAAATCCGCTAAAAAGGATGATTATCATACCAAATTGATTGAAAGAATTGATGTGACTAAAGATGATACTCTTCTTGATTTGGGATGCGGCGAAGGAAGCATAACCATTCCACTTGCCAAAAAGGCAAAAGCAGTGACTGGTGTTGATTCAGCATACAGAATGCTTGAGATATTGAATGAAAAGGCCCAAAAAGAAAACGTGACCAATATAAGAACAATCGAAGAGGACTTGACTAAAATTAAAATTGACAATGTGGGAAAGCATGATATCGTTGTGGCTTCAAGATCATTGAATGGAGTGCTAAACATAAAGGAAACCATTGCAAATATCAATGAAATAGCTGACAAATACGTTTACATAACCCTTTTCGGACCGAACAACTGGAAACTTGAAAAGGAATTTTATCAATCCATCAATAAGGAATACTTTGAATTTCCATCACACAGATACTTCTTCAACATACTTGTGGATATGGGAATCTATCCAAATGTTGAAAACCTTAACATAGGCCAGAGCAGGGAATATGAAAGCATTGAAGAGGCAATGGAAAGTGGAAAATGGAGATTGGACACCTTAAATGATGAAGAGAAAGAAGAGTTGCACAAATATCTTGAAGATATCCTTGAGAGAAATGATAATGGAAAGCTTTCAAATCCAAATGACAAGGCGGATTGGGTATTATACTGGTGGAAGAAATGAAAAAGAAGATAACTATTGAAGATGAAAATGAAATCGATTGGGAAGAGCTTTGGACCAGGAAAATGGATAAGAAAGGAGACAGAGGCAAAGACTGGACCAAAGCGGCTGTAAAATATAGCGAGCGTGCTAGCAAGGACAATTACACAGAACAATTGATTTCAAAGATGATTCTATCCAAAGAGGATACCGTTTTAGATGTCGGCTGTGGAGAGGGAAGCGTGACAATCCCTTTATCCAAAGAAGTCTCTAGTGTTACAGCCATCGATGCAACCGAAAAGATGCTTGAGATATTGGATGAAAAGATCAAAGTGGAATCCATAGATAACATCAAGACCATCAAGGATGATGTGAATGATGTGACATTGGAGAAATACGGAAATCATGACACCGTTTTAGCGTCCAGAGTAATAAATGGAATAAAAAGCCCAAGAAAAGTCTTTTCCAACTTCAATGAAATAGCCAATAAATATGTCTTCATCACATTATTCGGACCGAATAACTGGAAGCTTGAAAAGGACTTCTTCAAATATATCAATAGCGAATATGGCGGTGCCCCATCATACACCATTCTTTTGAATCTCCTTGCAGAAATGGACATCTATCCGAATGTGGTTAATTTGGATGTTGGACCAGTCAGAACATATAAGACAATAGAAGAAGCCATTGACAATGGAAAATGGAACTTGGCCAAATTCAGCAAAGAAGAACAGGAATTATTGCCAAAATATCTTGAGTCAATTTTAGAAGAAAATGAGGATGGTCTGTTGACCAATCCTAACGACAAGCCAGATTGGGTATTGATTTGGTGGAAAAAATGAAGATTGAAGAAAGAATAGATTCTTTAGACCAAGATTGGGAATACATCTGGCAAAAATCCCTCAAAAAAGGATTAAAAAAGGAAAAGGATTGGGATAAGATAGCCTCCGAATATGGCAAATGGCTTGAAAATGATGATTATCCAGATGTTTTGCTCAATGAAATGAGAATAAACCCTGAAGATACTGTTTTAGATATAGGTTGCGGTGAAGGTACAATAACAAGAAAAATAGCTAAAAAGGCCAAATCAGTCACTGGAATCGATAAATCAGAAAAGATGCTTGAAGAATTGAATAAAAAGGCTAATGCTGATAATATAACTAATATAAACACCATTCAAAAGGACATAAATGACCTTGATTATGATGAGATTGGTGATTATGACATAGTACTTGCTTCAAGATGTCTAAATGGGATCTATCATATTAAAGAAACTCTTTTAACACTTAATGAAATAGCTAATAAATATGTTTACATAACTGTTTTTGGATCATCAACCCATAAATACAAAAAGGAAAAGGCAGAAATAGCTGGAAAGCCATTTAAGGCAGGTACAGACCATATGGTTTTGGTAATGCTTCTGAAAAGCCTTGGAATTGAAGCAAATATACATCAATTAGACTGTAAAAATTTAAAAGAGTACCATACAATCGATGAGGCAATAGATAGATCCATCTGGAGACTTGGAGACCTTGAGGAAGAGAATAGAATTGCCTTAGAAAACTATTTTAAAGAAATATTCGTTAAAAATGAGAGAGGAAACTGGGTCAATCCTAAAGATAAAACAGATTTAGTATTGATTTGGTGGAAAAAAGAAGAATGAAAAATTAAAAAACTATTTTTAAAAATAATAAAAAAAGAAAAAGGATTATTGGTATTCTTCATCATGGAAGAAATCAAAGACCTTTTCCATTTCTGCAGGGATATCGATTCCTTGCGGACATTGAATATTGCACTCACCACAGAAAGTACAGCTGTCAGCCCTTTCATCCTTATTAACTAACCAGAAATAAGGGGCTGCAGTCTTATCAATGTAATCCAGACTTTTTGCAATGTTATACTGCTTGAAGCAATGTGGAATGTCCACCCTGTTATGGCAAGGCATGCAATATCTGCATCCTGTACATGGAATCTCTTCCCTTGACTTGTAAACTTGAGTGACGTCCTTCAGTATTTGCCTGTCATGTTCGCTCATTGAATTTACATCACAGTTTTCAGCGATGGCAATGTTCTGCTTTACCTGATCCATATTGCTCATACCACTGAATACAGAAGTTACAAGAGGCTTGTCCCATAAATATTCAAATGCCCATTCGACAGGACTTCTTTTCTTATCGGCAGTATCCCAAAGAGCCTGCACTTCATCTGGAATGTTATTTATCAGGCTTCCCCCTCTGAGAGGTTCCATAATGACATTTCCGAGACCTGCCATTCCTACAAATTCCAAACCGCCAAGACCGCTTTTATAGTCCTCATCAAGGTAGTTCACTTGTGTCAATATCACATCCCACTTATCATAGGAATCCATGATGTTGAAGAATACATCCAAATCATCGTGGAATGAGAATCCTACATATTTGGCTCTTCCATCTTCTAGAATGGAATCCAAGAATTCCAACACATCCATTCCATATAGCTTATTCCAGAAGTCTATCTTAAGGGAATGCAACATGTAAACATCAATATAATCGGTTTGCAGCCTTTCGAGCTGCAAATCAAGGAACTTATCCATATCCTCCCTTTTGTTTACAAGCCATCCGGGCAATTTGGTCTGTATGACAACATCATCACGGATGCCTTTCTCTGCAAGGTATTTGCCTAAGAAGGGCTCGGCATTTCCTCCTAAGTTTCTGTTTTTACTATGAAATGAATAAGCGAGATCAAAATAATTGACTCCATGTTCGATTGCATAATCGAACATCTTGGTAGCCTCCACCTCATCGATTTCATAGAAATGCTCCTTATGAGGCAAACGCATACATCCAAAACCTAAATTGGATACTTCTAAATCAGTTTTTCCCAATTTTCTATAAAACATTGTGTCACCTAAAACAAGTCTTAATTATATGATAATATGTTCGATAAAATATATAAAAATAGCTAAAAAAAGTTAAAATAAGATAAAATAAATTATTTATTAAAAAAATGAAAATGAAAATAAAAAGCAATCAGTCTAAGAAATTGTCTACATGATTGAAGAACAGATACAAATTGGAATCGGCCTTTTTCAATCGTGCCTTGTATTCAATCAATAAGTCAATCCTTTCATCATCACTCAGATATCTTCCATCAAAAATCAAGGGAATTTCAGCCAAGTCTCCCATAAAGAGAAGCTTTACCTGGTCTTTGGTTAAAATGGATGAAAATCTAATCAAGTTATTGAAATTTTCCAAAGTGAAATCCAAATCATTGGACTCCAGATATTCCTTGAACTTGTCGATTTCCTCTTTGTATATGGGAACCAATCTGACTGCAATTCTATGATTCCATTCCTCATCCCAAGGATGCAATTCCTTTAACTTTTCTATTAGAAAATTAGCGGAATCCTCTAAATTGTCCCCAAATTCATTAAAATCCATTCTATCCCTAAATCTAAATTGTCACAGACTGATAAAAATACATATCCCTAAATCATCCCATTGACATGATAAGGATTATTATAAATAATATTATAAGAACTGCACAACATGTAGAACCCGCATCTCCAGAATTATTAGCGCTGCTAGGTTTTTGAGAAGTGGTAGAACTATTAGTTGAGCCATCATCTCTTAGATTAGTAGTGAAATTTGAAGTTGCCAACTTTGTTCCGCAATTTCCACAGAATGATGCAACATCCTTATTTTTATGACCGCATTTCGGACAAAATTTTGACATTTTTTACCCCCTTTATCTACAACTAAATTAAAAATAAATTAAATTAATGACTGAATTAAATAAATTAAAACTATAAGAAATTGGAATAAAATAACTAAAAATGCATTTAAGCATTTTCAGTCATGATAGGAACAACCTGTTTCTTACGGGAAACGACACCTTCAAGTAAAACAGTGTTGTCTTCCAATTTTACATCATAAGCCTTTTCCACAAGTGAAGCATCTTTTCCAAGAGCAATCACTTGAGAATTGCTGTTTACGATATCAGTAATTAAAAGCATGAACAAGTCCAAACCTTCATCTTCAATGATCTTTTCCATTCCTGCTTCCAATTCATCCTTCATTTCCATAACATCTGCAATGTCTGCAGTGTTGACTTGATTTACAATGGATTTTACATCCTTAAAGTCAATCTGCTTTGCATCAAGGCTTAAGATTTCCTCAATTGAAAAACTGGATAAGTCTGTTCCTGCCTTTAGCATTTCCAAACCGTAAGTTTCATAATCAATTTCAGCAATCTCTGCAAGTTCCTTCACTGCTTCCTTATCATCTTCAGTAGTGGTTGGAGATTTCAAGAGCAAAGTGTCTGAAATGATTGCAGAGAGCATCAATGATGCGATGGTCTTGTCAGGAGTGAATCCATTTTCCTTATATAACTTGAATAGTATGGTTTCGGTACATCCTACAGGTTCTGTTCTGATGAATAACGGATAGGAAGTTTCAAAAGCTATCTTATGATGGTCTACAAGCTTTAGGATCTTTGCATTTTCTATATTGTCCACGGATTCGCTTGGACTGTTATGATCCACAAGAATCACTTCTGCACCATCTTCGATTTTTTCAATCAATTCAGGAGCTTCCAAATCAAAGTAATTCAAGACATATTCAGTTTCCTTATTTAAACTGCCTAATCTGCATGCAAGAACATCATTGCCTAATTTGGTCTCCAAGTCAGCCATTACAAGACTTGAAGTAATTGAATCGGTATCTGGACTTTTATGTCCAAAAATATAAGTCTTACTCATTTTTTCACCTTTAATTATTGAATGATAAATTATCAAAATAACAATTATAATATTGACTTTTCACATTATTAAATATTTATAAAAATTTAAAAAAAGATTAATTGAATATTAAAGTTTAGAAACTTAGATTGTTGAAAATCTAAGTATCTAAACCTGAATCATAAACTATACCAAAAAAAGAAAACTAGAAACTAATGTAAAGGGGGTGATATGTTAAAAGAATATTCTAAAAGTATAGTTCATAATTCTATGTATATAAGTATATTTATTAAATATATAAATAGTTTGCTATTGATAGCACAAAAACTAGTGAAAAAATCGTAAAAATATCAAATAATTTTGAATAAAGTAAAATATAATTAAAAAAAGTAAGAGATTTTTTTATAGCTTATTAAAATAATTTTGATTATTCCAAATAGAGATAAGACGAATGTAATGTTTTTTTGAGAGTTGAATTTGGAATAATCAAAATGATCAATCAAAGAAATATTATTGAAATAATAGTTCTTTGAAAGTTTTAAGTATTTTCCGTAAGAAACCGTATGTTTCCAATGAAAAGATCTTAAGTATTCATTTCACCAAAAACTACATGTTCCTTGTTCATTATATTATCTTAATAAATATAAGCCCATATTCCAAGAGCATTTGAAAAGAAATAGAAAAATTAGAAGAAAAATGAGAATTAAAAAGAATAAGAATTAAGAAGAATAGAAAAAATAGAAAAATAATAAAAATTAAAAAGAAATAGAAAATAAAGAGATTAAATTTAAAATAATTATCTAAACAAGTCATTTTCAATGTTTAACTCCTTATAAACATCTTCAATCTCTTTTGTAACTTTCTTTATCTCTTCGCTAACAAGCTTATGTCTGGACACCAAGTCCTTAGGGTCAATGATTTCCTCTTCCTCATAAGTGTCAACATAACGAGGAATATTCAGGTTAAAGTCATTTCTCCTTATCTCTTCCAGGCTGGCCCTATGGGAATAGCCGTCCTTTTCTTCCCTGTAATAATAGGTGCTGACTATCTTATAGATGTCCTCTTCCCTTAGATTATTGATAAGCTTGAATTTATTGTAGTCACGAGAAGCGTCAATGAACAATACATCATCATAAAGATTCCTGTTTTTCTTGAATATCATCATACATGCAGGATTATTGGTACTATAGAACATGTTTGCAGGAAGGCCGATTACCGCATCAAGATAATTATATCTGTCAACAATGATTCTTCTGATTGTTCCTTCAGCGGCAGACCTGAACAGTACTCCATGAGGAACAACTACAATCATTATTCCATCCTCATTCAAATGATAGAGCATATGCTGGATGAATGCATAATCAGCTTTGGTACGTGGCGGAAGAATGTTGTAATCCTTAAATCTCACATCATCAAGAAAACTCCTATCGGCAGTCCATTTGGAATTGAATGGAATCTGACTTACAATGGCATCAAATGTATAATTCAAATGCTGAGGCTGCTCCAGGCTATCTCCCTGCTTGATGTCAAAATCCTTGTAATGGATATTATGCAGGATCATGTTCTCCCTTGCAATGTTATAGAATGATGCATTAAGCTCCTGACCGCATATGAAATCACAAGGCAATTCCTTGTTTATCTCTAAAAGCAGGGAAGCGGAGCCGCAGCAAGGGTCATAGACAGAATCAAGATGTTCCTTCTGTGAAGCTATCAGTTTGGCAATCAAGGTGGAAACCTCTTTTGGAGTATAGTAATCGAAGGAGCTTGATGAATTCAATGAAAACTCACTCAACAGATATTCAAAGCTGTTTCCAATCAGATTATCAATATATTTTTCATATTCCTCATCATCTAAGGAATAGCTATCCTCATTTAAGAGAGACTTATTTAAATCATAAGAAAGTTTTTCTTCAGCCAAATCATAAGCCAAGCTTTCATCTTTAAGATTAGTCTTCATTTTTTCATCAACCAATGAATCTAAAGATTCAAAATCTGCTTCGATGGCTTTTAGATTTGGTTTAAAACTCATTGCATGAGGTTTTCTTCTTGAATGCACCCTCCTTTCGGAACCCATTAATGAAAGATGATTATTCTTATTATATTTCCTATTGTCTAAAATTGATTTGCTTAAAAGGGTATTGTCCCTGCTTTCCTTATCCAAATCAAAGTGAACGAACCTTAAAGCATCCAGAATATTGAATACAACCCTATTCTTGTCTTCCATTCTCTTTCCTAATTGGGATGCCCTTAAGTCCACACCTTCAAAGAGGTTCTGGAAATCCTCCTGGCTTTCCCTTCCAACAGAAGAATCGCTGATTTCATTGAATGCCTTTTCCAATTCCTCAATTATGATGCTTCCATAATTCTTTGATGATACAATGTTCTTATACAAAAGGCTAGGACTTAAGAAGTATCCTATATCTTCAATTGACCTTTCCCTTAGGCCTTTCTTATAATTCCTATTACTATAAGCTTCCTCAAAGCTGATGTTTTCTCCCTTCAATTCATTATTGATATAGGTCTCCAGCTTTTCAGAGAGATACTTATAGGAAATGAATCCTAGGAAATACTTTTGAAACTCATCATCTGTCAGGAATCCGATTCTTTTTTCTCTTTTCAAATCCTCATAGATGGACCATAATTGACGCCCTAAAACATTTTCCATATCATAACCCCTAATTTAAACAATAAAGCATTATTAAAAATTAATTACTCACCTAATTTCTCAAATAGATTCTTCATTATCAGCTTTTCATTCTGCCTTTCCAATTCAATCAATTCCTGATTCAAATTAATTCTCTTGTCCATTAACTTGAATAGCCTTCCATATTTAACTTGAGTCTCATAATCAGGTATAGGCAGGCAAATTTCCTTAAGGTGAGTGGTCTTAATGATCTTTAAGGTAGTTCCTTCCTCTATCTTATGCAGTTCCCTTGGGAAAATGTCGCTTTTTAGAAGGTGGTAAACGAAATCAACATCAAATCCTTCCCTAACCCTTACAACCGCATAGTACATAGGTATGATGATTCCTTCCCTTTCAAGCTTGCTTACAGTGGATCCTGCAAGCAGAATGACAATATCGTCCTTTCTTGAATAGAACTTACTGTTTATGTCATCTGAAACATCTTCAAAATCAGTGTCTATATTTGAACTGTCTTCATATGTCTTTTTAAGTACTTCCTGTTTAATTGTATAACCTTTTTGATAACGTTTGATTCTGATTCCAGTGAAAATTTCTGCAACATCATCAAACTTATATTTTTTAATCATACACTCACCTGATTTGACTAAAATAAAACTATAAAATATCTTTCATATAATATTATGTAATAACTTGTTCTTAAACTTAAGTGCATAAATTATATGAAAATGGTGGAAAATTAGGAGAAAATAAAGAAAAAAATGGTAGAAAGTAATATGGGAAAAAAGATAACACCCCCATTACCTTTTTTTCCACGAATAAGAATCACCCCCAATCCTTATCCAAACAAAAGGAATATAATTCACCCCCAAATTACATTCCAATAGACAAAATCATAAGCACTCAATAAGGAACTTGAATAAGAATCACCCCCAATTCCTATTCAAAATAAGGAATATAATTCACCCCCGGATTACATTCCTTAACTTATGAACGAATGCATAAGACTGATTTCAGATATTTTTCAATTAATCTTTTTTTAATTTTTTAATTTTTTATGTGTGATATCAATTTGGATTAGATCTTATTTTAATCAATCATCAAATTCAGTGCAAGCAATATGAACAAAACGAATCAAGCAAAAGGTGTTACAGTTAAACAAACGAAGAGGTCGAAATTGCACTGATCACCAGAGATACATTTCTTATGTTCTGAATTCCAATGAAACATCCAATGATT
This genomic window from Methanobrevibacter sp. contains:
- a CDS encoding manganese-dependent inorganic pyrophosphatase, with the translated sequence MSKTYIFGHKSPDTDSITSSLVMADLETKLGNDVLACRLGSLNKETEYVLNYFDLEAPELIEKIEDGAEVILVDHNSPSESVDNIENAKILKLVDHHKIAFETSYPLFIRTEPVGCTETILFKLYKENGFTPDKTIASLMLSAIISDTLLLKSPTTTEDDKEAVKELAEIAEIDYETYGLEMLKAGTDLSSFSIEEILSLDAKQIDFKDVKSIVNQVNTADIADVMEMKDELEAGMEKIIEDEGLDLFMLLITDIVNSNSQVIALGKDASLVEKAYDVKLEDNTVLLEGVVSRKKQVVPIMTENA
- a CDS encoding type I restriction-modification system subunit M → MENVLGRQLWSIYEDLKREKRIGFLTDDEFQKYFLGFISYKYLSEKLETYINNELKGENISFEEAYSNRNYKKGLRERSIEDIGYFLSPSLLYKNIVSSKNYGSIIIEELEKAFNEISDSSVGRESQEDFQNLFEGVDLRASQLGKRMEDKNRVVFNILDALRFVHFDLDKESRDNTLLSKSILDNRKYNKNNHLSLMGSERRVHSRRKPHAMSFKPNLKAIEADFESLDSLVDEKMKTNLKDESLAYDLAEEKLSYDLNKSLLNEDSYSLDDEEYEKYIDNLIGNSFEYLLSEFSLNSSSSFDYYTPKEVSTLIAKLIASQKEHLDSVYDPCCGSASLLLEINKELPCDFICGQELNASFYNIARENMILHNIHYKDFDIKQGDSLEQPQHLNYTFDAIVSQIPFNSKWTADRSFLDDVRFKDYNILPPRTKADYAFIQHMLYHLNEDGIMIVVVPHGVLFRSAAEGTIRRIIVDRYNYLDAVIGLPANMFYSTNNPACMMIFKKNRNLYDDVLFIDASRDYNKFKLINNLREEDIYKIVSTYYYREEKDGYSHRASLEEIRRNDFNLNIPRYVDTYEEEEIIDPKDLVSRHKLVSEEIKKVTKEIEDVYKELNIENDLFR
- a CDS encoding restriction endonuclease subunit S codes for the protein MIKKYKFDDVAEIFTGIRIKRYQKGYTIKQEVLKKTYEDSSNIDTDFEDVSDDINSKFYSRKDDIVILLAGSTVSKLEREGIIIPMYYAVVRVREGFDVDFVYHLLKSDIFPRELHKIEEGTTLKIIKTTHLKEICLPIPDYETQVKYGRLFKLMDKRINLNQELIELERQNEKLIMKNLFEKLGE
- a CDS encoding glutamate--tRNA ligase; amino-acid sequence: MDELEEIVFKHALLNAAKHKGSANPGAVMGSIMSSEPELRPRAKEIGPLSGKIVAQVNALSPEEQKAKMEELGVAVEEKKQKKEEGLPKLPGKNKDVVMRFAPNPSGPLHIGHARAAVPNGEYVKKCGGKFILRIEDTDPKRIYEPAYELIQEDLKWLGIEPDEVYYQSDRFEIYYQYAEELINRGAAYMCTCDGGEFKRLKDSCQPCPCRDNTVEENMELWKRFPEMEAGEAVLRIKTDINHKNPAIRDWVAMRIVEEEHPRMGTKYRVYPMMNFSVSVDDHLLGMTHVLRGKDHLANSEKQKYLYQHMDWEVPEFIHYGRLKMEDIALSTSKAMAGIEDGTYSGWDDPRLGTLRAIARRGIQPETITQLMVEIGIKMSDSAISWKKIYGLNRNIIEQKVNRYFFVPNPVKIDIADVPNEDLGLAIERPLHPDFEERGNRTLVFDKEVYIPAADLTDGISRLMDAVNVEIKEGNAEFHSKSFEDARDAKARIIQWVPTDAIKAKVVMDDASVTEGLCEIDCNELKVGDIVQFERFGFARLDEIKDDELIFYYAHK
- a CDS encoding zinc ribbon domain-containing protein, whose translation is MSKFCPKCGHKNKDVASFCGNCGTKLATSNFTTNLRDDGSTNSSTTSQKPSSANNSGDAGSTCCAVLIILFIIILIMSMG
- a CDS encoding class I SAM-dependent methyltransferase — its product is MKIEERIDSLDQDWEYIWQKSLKKGLKKEKDWDKIASEYGKWLENDDYPDVLLNEMRINPEDTVLDIGCGEGTITRKIAKKAKSVTGIDKSEKMLEELNKKANADNITNINTIQKDINDLDYDEIGDYDIVLASRCLNGIYHIKETLLTLNEIANKYVYITVFGSSTHKYKKEKAEIAGKPFKAGTDHMVLVMLLKSLGIEANIHQLDCKNLKEYHTIDEAIDRSIWRLGDLEEENRIALENYFKEIFVKNERGNWVNPKDKTDLVLIWWKKEE
- a CDS encoding class I SAM-dependent methyltransferase, with product MKKKITIEDENEIDWEELWTRKMDKKGDRGKDWTKAAVKYSERASKDNYTEQLISKMILSKEDTVLDVGCGEGSVTIPLSKEVSSVTAIDATEKMLEILDEKIKVESIDNIKTIKDDVNDVTLEKYGNHDTVLASRVINGIKSPRKVFSNFNEIANKYVFITLFGPNNWKLEKDFFKYINSEYGGAPSYTILLNLLAEMDIYPNVVNLDVGPVRTYKTIEEAIDNGKWNLAKFSKEEQELLPKYLESILEENEDGLLTNPNDKPDWVLIWWKK
- a CDS encoding aldo/keto reductase, encoding MFYRKLGKTDLEVSNLGFGCMRLPHKEHFYEIDEVEATKMFDYAIEHGVNYFDLAYSFHSKNRNLGGNAEPFLGKYLAEKGIRDDVVIQTKLPGWLVNKREDMDKFLDLQLERLQTDYIDVYMLHSLKIDFWNKLYGMDVLEFLDSILEDGRAKYVGFSFHDDLDVFFNIMDSYDKWDVILTQVNYLDEDYKSGLGGLEFVGMAGLGNVIMEPLRGGSLINNIPDEVQALWDTADKKRSPVEWAFEYLWDKPLVTSVFSGMSNMDQVKQNIAIAENCDVNSMSEHDRQILKDVTQVYKSREEIPCTGCRYCMPCHNRVDIPHCFKQYNIAKSLDYIDKTAAPYFWLVNKDERADSCTFCGECNIQCPQGIDIPAEMEKVFDFFHDEEYQ
- a CDS encoding class I SAM-dependent methyltransferase, which translates into the protein MAFQINDPEEIDWAYFWREKLEAKKDRSKDWNKAAPNFGKSAKKDDYHTKLIERIDVTKDDTLLDLGCGEGSITIPLAKKAKAVTGVDSAYRMLEILNEKAQKENVTNIRTIEEDLTKIKIDNVGKHDIVVASRSLNGVLNIKETIANINEIADKYVYITLFGPNNWKLEKEFYQSINKEYFEFPSHRYFFNILVDMGIYPNVENLNIGQSREYESIEEAMESGKWRLDTLNDEEKEELHKYLEDILERNDNGKLSNPNDKADWVLYWWKK